DNA from Ziziphus jujuba cultivar Dongzao chromosome 2, ASM3175591v1:
ACTAAACgcctttttctttcccactcctTTTTAACTTGTATTCAATaccctcacttttttttttttgccctttctcTTGTCTCTAAAAAGGAGAACCCACTGGCCACCACAGTTTCAAAGCTTCAAATCCCCAATTATAAAAACTCCCATTTCCACTTTGCGCATGCAAAATTgtatatcattttcttttcttttttttaacattttacaaAGCTTAAATTATTCCTTTCTTAAAGACATTTTTCCACTGACAATTATTCAACTAAGAAAATAAGGTACATGTATAAATTGTATAATGTATTCATTCTCTCCCATATTACAAACCACCATAATTTCTGCAACCTCCATAACTAGCTGATATTCTTAGTATACATTAACCACCAACCAAAGTTTTTCTTGGTACAGattaataaggaaaattttcaaacaaattcATTAGGTCTTCTTTTCCTCTATGGTTTTCTTGCTGCAGAGACTGATTAACTTGTCTCTTGTATAGGCAGATTCAGTTAACTTAATTTGTGACTAGACTTACGAATGAAAGTTGTAACAATGTTGTCGCTAAAAGTAGTAGTTATAACTCAAGTACATTGAATTTTTAGATACAATAAGCCGTCTTAACTGCAAATTTACACAATAACACACTTTACTCACAAATACAACATTTTGTTTATGCGACCAAAAAAGTGTTTGTGATAATTTCTTCTTTATATCTAAACCACTAACAACACCCCCcaccacccccaaaaaaaaaaaaaactttatactgcactacttttttgtttttgttttcgtgTGGTCTCAGACTTGACAAGGACCAACATTCTCTGCTTCTGGAGCACATAAAAACTGCAGATTCATTTAACTAATGAACAGGTAAAGTGACAATGTGAGTTAGTTTTCCTTCTTGTTTAAGTACAAAGACTTGTTTAATTGctatgcataaaacaaaaaatgttgttTAATTGCATGCGTTTTTATAACACAACTTTTAATGTATTCTgcttttttcacaaattttattgTACATTTTGCTTTATTGCACACCTATTATAGTTCCAAGGCACACTTTTCACGTATTCTTTATGTTTAAGTacatcctttcttttttttttttgttggggacTTTGCTCAGTATTAgctttctttattaattttgttgacAACTCAGCTATGCTTTCCGCGTAATAGATTTTggttttttctgtttatttaCAAAACCAatttacacccaaaaaaaaaaagaaagaaaagaaaagggaaaaccAAACCAATCCTTATCTTTTAAAATGGTGGTTTTAGGACCAAACATAAAGGGTCCCTCATAAGATTCGTccaaacttttatattttaatttataagaaaaataaaaacacttttAATTAGATCATTCAAAGATCTTGATTTTGGAATTTTCAAGCTACTTGTAAGAAGAAAGCAGAAGTAGAATCAAACTCAGTTTTCATTTTTCGCCAAAACTTTGTATTGATGTGAAATTTCAGGTCAGAATAatagtttttcattttctttttatttatttattttttggtagatATAGTTGTTTTGAGAATGAAAACTTAGTCTTCGTCTGGATGATCAAGATCCATGCTACTCTCATGGTTTTTGTCTTCCAAAAGGGTCAAAGTTTCCAAAAACTATAATTTGGATGGTGATGGAATACCAACAAAAACCATTAGTTAAATTATGATTcaataaagttccaaaaataaataagctCTTCTTCTCCAACATTTGGACTCCAATGTTTGTCTGTTTCTTTGTTGATGATAATGTTTGCTTCTATTCAATTAAAAGTAATGCAAAAAAGATGGTCCAACACAGTCAACTTGACAAAAGAATGcctaataatttcaattatttctAATAAATTAGAGCAATTTTTTAGGTATAAGTGGTTAGGACCAAAGATTATAGAAACATGAGTATATTTTAGCgcctaattatattcaaatagaTTTCGTACCatctatcaaaataaataaataagataccAAGAGAAAAAGTGTCACAAAAGCTCCCAAATTCAGTATAAGGATTATGAGCAACAACAGCAAAAGATCATTTAAAGAGTGGATTTTTATTGTCAGATACAAAAGATAGATTGAGAATGAGTTATGTTTTAATTACAAGAATAGTACCTActctaaaaatgaaattatttattcaaGTTTCTACATTAGAGACTACACAATATtggtttaaaaatcaaaatgggtATCTAATATGTTTTTATGAGAGTGTGTTCCTGTCATTGCAAATGTGATATTGATTGGTGCTGACACCAAAAAGATGTTATAAGTGACAACACCATAATGGACAATCAATTTAGAAGACGAGTCAAAACTGTCAATTCAAAAGAACAACTTAGCATTTTTTGGTTACTtatcataattctttttttttttttttttaaaaaaaattttgtcagggaattaaatatgtattagtaGTATTCTCAATAAAATATATGGTAAGCCAGGTAGTTAGATTCTATTTTAATCCGAAAGACCAGAAGTGCCATAATCATATATTCCCACCTTCAAAACCAACCCCATAATTTCCTTTTACTCAACCCATTAATTCACTACTTTGGAGCTTCTTGGTTGTAATCCAAGTTGCTGTACTCTATGTTTATTAGAATCACATTTCTCCATAATCTAATAAGATTCCCACCCATTCAAAGCATATAAAGTTTTATCACCAACCCCCACAAAAACGCACATACAACTCCTATATACCACTTCttgtcctaaaaaaaaaaaataaaaaaaaaaaaaaaaatgggtggaGAGCTCTGTGCGAAAATGGGAACTGGGTTATGCAGAAAGTTTGGAGAGTCATGGAACAAAATGGAGACAGGCTTAAATGGTGCGGTGTCAAAGAGCTTTATTGGGAGGTACTTCAAGTTAGACGCAAGAAAGACCTGCTTCACAAAGGAATTGAGAGCTGGACTCGCAACTTTTCTAACCATGGCCTATATCATCACCGTCAACGCCACCATCATCGCCGACTCCGGTGGGACTTGCTCCATCGCCGATTGCTCGGCTCCGGCTAACCAAACAGCCAGTCCAGATTGCATGATCAAGCCAAATGCAGGGTACCAAAATTGTCTAGCTAAAACCAAGAGTGACCTTATTGTTGCTACTGTTTTATCAGCTATGGTTGGATCTCTGGCTATGGGAATTTTAGCCAACTTGCCCTTAGGCTTGGCCCCAGGGATGGGTCCTAATGCTTATCTGGCGTATAACTTGGTGGGTTTTCATGGAACTGGGTCTATCTCTTACCAAACTGCTGTCACTGTGGTTTTACTGGAAGGTTGTGCTTTCCTTGCAATTTCTGCATTTGGGCTCAGAGCAAAGCTAGCCAAGCTTATACCTCACCCAGTTAGGCTCGCTTGTGCTGCCGGTATTGGGCTTTTCATTGCATTTGTTGGTTTACAAGTCCATGAAGGGGTAGGACTTGTTGGTCCAGACCCATCAACTTTGGTAACAATAACAGCTTGTACCAATACAAACCCAGAAACTGGTGAGTGCCTTGGTGGGAAAATGGGGAGCCCAAAATTCTGGTTGGGCTCAGTTGGGTTCCTAATCACAAGTTTTGGGCTGATGAAGGGGATTAAAGGTAGTATGCTGTATGGTATACTTTTTGTGACATTAATTTCATGGTTTAGAGGCACATCCGTGACATATTTCCCTAGCACACCAGAGGGTGACACAAACTTTAAGTACTTCAAGAAAGTCGTGGATTTTCACTTGATTCAATCCACAGCAGGGGTGTACAGCTTTAGTGAGTTCAATAGGAGTGAGGTTTGGGTGGCTTTGGCAACCTTATTCTATGTTGATGTGCTAGCCACAACAGGCACATTGTATACTATGGCTGAAATCGGAGGCTTTGTCAATGAAAAAGGAAGTTTTGAGGGTGAATACTTAGCGTACATTGCTGATGCAGGCTCAACAATTGTCGGATCAGCACTTGGAGTTTCACCTATTGCAACCTACGTGGAATCTTCGGCAGGGATCAGAGAAGGTGGACGAACAGGATTAACAGCGGTGATCATCGGGTTATGTTTCTTCACTTCTCTGTTTTTTACTCCCTTGTTGTCTAGTGTACCTTCATGGGCTATAGGACCTTCATTGATCATGGTAGgagtgatgatgatgaaggttgtgaaaaacataaactgGTCAGATATTAAAGAGGCAGTGCCTGCTTTCATCACCATAATTCTTATGCCATTGACATATTCTATAGCAAATGGAATCATTGGTGGGATTGGACTTTATATTGCTCTTAGCCTCTATGATTTTGTTGCTGGGTATATTCAGTGGTTGATCAAGATGAGAAAAATGGTGGTCAAGGAGCATAACCAAGTGTCTGCTACAGCTGGTGCAGACCAAGCAATTGAAACTGTTTGAAGTTTTTGCAGGGGGTTATTATATAAGGTATAGGAATCTTAATGGGCTTATATAGTTCGTGAACCTTTTTTGTATTGGTTATATATAGCATCTGAATATTAGAACATAGTAGCAATGGGTGCACAAGGTgcaatgagaggtcttgagctTGGGGTAACCTTGGAAGCCTC
Protein-coding regions in this window:
- the LOC107418176 gene encoding adenine/guanine permease AZG2; translation: MGGELCAKMGTGLCRKFGESWNKMETGLNGAVSKSFIGRYFKLDARKTCFTKELRAGLATFLTMAYIITVNATIIADSGGTCSIADCSAPANQTASPDCMIKPNAGYQNCLAKTKSDLIVATVLSAMVGSLAMGILANLPLGLAPGMGPNAYLAYNLVGFHGTGSISYQTAVTVVLLEGCAFLAISAFGLRAKLAKLIPHPVRLACAAGIGLFIAFVGLQVHEGVGLVGPDPSTLVTITACTNTNPETGECLGGKMGSPKFWLGSVGFLITSFGLMKGIKGSMLYGILFVTLISWFRGTSVTYFPSTPEGDTNFKYFKKVVDFHLIQSTAGVYSFSEFNRSEVWVALATLFYVDVLATTGTLYTMAEIGGFVNEKGSFEGEYLAYIADAGSTIVGSALGVSPIATYVESSAGIREGGRTGLTAVIIGLCFFTSLFFTPLLSSVPSWAIGPSLIMVGVMMMKVVKNINWSDIKEAVPAFITIILMPLTYSIANGIIGGIGLYIALSLYDFVAGYIQWLIKMRKMVVKEHNQVSATAGADQAIETV